In Aspergillus nidulans FGSC A4 chromosome II, a single window of DNA contains:
- a CDS encoding 5-oxoprolinase (transcript_id=CADANIAT00004717), whose protein sequence is MAENCKITISIDRGGTFTDVHAVVPGRPDIILKLLSVDPAHYQDAPTEGVRQILELVTGKPHPRGQPLELGPIESLRMGTTVATNALLERKGARSALLTTKGFRDLLRIGDQSRPNIFDLTMARPGMLPEAVVEIDERIVPVHPASDKDCFSGARLVEGVTGEKFRVVKELDIEKVRPELERLKEKGYQSLSVALVHSYVYPEHERLIGELAEQMGFSVTLSSKLQPMIKIVPRGMSAAADAYLTPVIKTYIDSISSSFEGGLANQHSCRFEFMQSDGGLVDFRKFSGLKAILSGPAAGVVGFAATSWDAEEKTPVIGFDMGGTSTDVSRFDGHLEHVFGSKLAGVQIQSPQLDINTVAAGGGSILNWRNGLFYVGPESASAHPGPACYRKGGPLTVTDANLFLGRLLPEFFPHIFGENEDQPLDLEVTTKKFKELTDTVNAERRQKGESEYTPEEVALGFLKVADESMARPIRNLTEARGFETATHHLASFGGAGGQHACPVAASLGISRIIIHKFSSVLSAYGLALAEVVKESQEPLSTQYESSKPELKKKLAEMTEAAVEDMKEQGFSSDQVRHERYLNLRYDGSDTSLMILEPEDGSDFIEQFRERHRREFGFNSDRPVLVDDIRVRTIAASKVRDEKSPLVQLREAKIRDITSSPDLITKTFFDGQKGRVDTPVFKLDNIEKNSRIHGPAIIIDNTQTIVVVPNAVANVLETCILIDLKETRSTENKPTSGIDTIKLSIFGHRFMSIAEQMGRTLQKTAVSTNIKERLDFSCALFSPDGGLVANAPHVPVHLGSMQFAVRYQHKKWLGNLKDGDVLVANHPSCGGTHLPDITVITPVFDKPGGSEIMFYVASRGHHADIGGILPGSMPPKSTELWQEGAAIEGDKVVSNGKFDEERMVELLVKKPAQYPGCSGARCITDNISDLKAQIAANTRGITLIQALFAEYGVQTVQKYMYAIQETAETAVRNLLKDLYHRFEGRPLEAVDYMDDGTPIKLKVTINGDDGSAVFDFEGTGPQVYGAWNAPIAITHSAIIYCLRCMINADMPLNQGCLAPIDIKVPPSCLLSPTKNAAVVGGNVVTSQRVTDVVFKAFRACAASQGCCNNLTFGKNAKKDPENGNEIPGFGYYETIAGGSGAGPTWDGESGIHVHMTNTRITDPEILEKRYPTLLRQFTLRSGSGGKGQHPGGEGVIREIEFLTPMDCSILSERRVHRPYGLEGGENAEPGMNLWITKDKDTGEDHTVNIGGKNTIHVETHDRIVIMTPGGGGWGK, encoded by the exons ATGGCTGAAAACTGCAAGATCACAATATCCATCGACCGCGGAGGCACCTTCACCGACGTTCACGCTGTCGTCCCTGGTCGTCCCGATATcatcctcaagctgctcTCCGTCGACCCCGCACACTACCAAGATGCGCCAACAGAAGGTGTCCGCCAGATCCTGGAGCTGGTTACAGGCAAACCACATCCGAGAGGCCAGCCATTAGAGCTTGGTCCTATTGAGAGCCTTCGAATGGGAACAACAGTGGCCACAAATGCTTTGTTAGAACGGAAGGGGGCGCGGTCCGCCTTGCTCACTACGAAGGGATTTCGTGACCTGCTCCGGATCGGGGACCAATCGCGTCCTAATATTTTCGATCTGACAATGGCGCGGCCAGGAATGCTCCCCGAGGCCGTAGTGGAAATTGACGAGCGAATCGTACCTGTCCATCCGGCGTCGGACAAGGACTGCTTCTCCGGTGCGCGGCTCGTAGAGGGCGTCACTGGCGAGAAGTTCCGCGttgtcaaggagcttgatATCGAAAAGGTCCGTCCAGAACTTGAGCGATTGAAAGAAAAAGGGTATCAGTCCTTGTCCGTGGCCTTGGTACATTCGTATGTGTATCCCGAGCACGAACGACTTATCGGGGAGTTGGCAGAGCAAATGGGATTCTCGGTTACATTGTCATCCAAGTTACAGCCAATGATCAAGATCGTGCCCCGAGGAATGTCTGCTGCGGCCGATGCCTACCTGACGCCAGTGATCAAGACCTACATCGactccatctcttccagtTTCGAGGGCGGCCTTGCTAACCAGCATAGCTGCCGGTTCGAATTCATGCAGTCTGATGGAGGCCTTGTGGACTTCCGCAAGTTCAGTGGACTGAAGGCGATTCTGTCCGGACCTGCGGCTGGTGTTGTCGGGTTTGCCGCTACCAGCTGGGAtgccgaggagaagacgCCCGTGATCGGCTTTGATATGGGAGGCACATCGACGGATGTTTCGCGATTTGACGGGCATTTAGAGCACGTTTTCGGGTCTAAACTAGCCGGTGTTCAGATCCAATCCCCTCAGCTGGATATCAACACTGTTGCTGCGGGTGGTGGCTCAATTCTGAACTGGCGCAACGGTCTCTTCTACGTCGGACCGGAGTCGGCGTCCGCTCATCCCGGCCCTGCTTGTTACCGAAAAGGGGGTCCACTGACGGTGACCGATGCAAATCTCTTCCTCGGCCGTCTGCTACCGGAGTTTTTCCCCCATATTTttggagagaatgaagatcaACCACTTGATCTTGAGGTCACTACGAAGAAGTTCAAAGAGTTAACCGATACCGTCAATGCTGAGCGAAGGCAGAAAGGTGAATCCGAGTATACACCTGAAGAGGTCGCGCTCGGTTTCCTGAAGGTTGCCGATGAGTCGATGGCTCGTCCGATCAGGAATCTTACTGAAGCTCGAGGTTTCGAGACCGCGACACACCACCTCGCATCTTTTGGCGGTGCCGGAGGACAACATGCCTGCCCAGTGGCAGCATCACTGGGCATCTCCCGCATCATTATTCACAAGTTCTCTTCAGTTCTCTCAGCGTACGGTCTGGCCTTGGCGGAAGTGGTCAAGGAGTCGCAAGAGCCGCTCTCCACTCAATACGAGTCCTCCAAGCCAGAGCTTAAGAAGAAGCTAGCTGAAATGACGGAGGCTGCAGTAGAAGACATGAAGGAGCAGGGCTTCTCATCAGACCAGGTCCGACACGAGCGCTACCTAAACCTGCGCTATGACGGCTCTGACACCAGTCTGATGATCTTGGAGCCGGAAGATGGCTCTGATTTCATTGAGCAGTTCCGAGAGCGGCATCGCCGTGAGTTCGGATTCAACTCTGACAGACCCGTACTGGTGGATGATATCCGTGTCCGCACGATCGCTGCATCGAAGGTCAGAGACGAGAAGAGTCCCTTGGTGCAGCTTCGGGAAGCCAAAATACGCGACATCACAAGCTCCCCTGATCTCATTACAAAAACATTCTTTGACGGACAGAAAGGGCGGGTTGATACCCCGGTGTTCAAATTGGACAATATCGAGAAGAACTCCCGTATCCACGGGCCCGCTATCATCATAGACAATACGCAGACAATAGTTGTTGTTCCCAATGCAGTGGCCAATGTACTAGAGACTTGCATCTTGATTGACCTGAAGGAAACGAGGTCGACAGAAAACAAGCCAACATCCGGCATTGACACAATCAAACTCAGTATCTTTGGCCACCGGTTTATGTCAATCGCCGAGCAGATGGGTCGGACACTGCAAAAAACCGCTGTTTCGACAAACATCAAAGAACGACTTGATTTTTCTTGTGCTCTGTTCTCACCTGATGGTGGATTGGTGGCTAATGCGCCACATGTTCCTGTCCATCTTGGGTCGATGCAGTTCGCTGTTCGGTATCAGCACAAGAAGTGGCTGGGAAATTTGAAGGATGGCGATGTTCTAGTGGCCAACCATCCTAGCTGTGGTGGGACTCATTTGCCTGATATCACT GTAATCACACCTGTATTCGACAAGCCCGGCGGCAGCGAGATCATGTTCTATGTCGCCAGCCGAGGTCACCATGCGGACATTGGCGGTATCCTACCTGGATCCATGCCGCCAAAGTCAACCGAACTCTGGCAGGAGGGTGCCGCCATCGAGGGAGACAAGGTCGTCAGCAACGGGAAATTCGACGAAGAACGGATggttgagctgctggtcaagaagcCTGCACAATACCCCGGATGTTCCGGTGCGCGATGTATCACGGATAACATTTCTGACCTCAAAGCTCAGATTGCCGCCAATACTCGAGGAATCACTCTTATCCAAGCCCTCTTTGCTGAATACGGTGTCCAGACTGTCCAAAAGTACATGTACGCTATCCAAGAAACAGCTGAAACAGCAGTCCGCAACCTCCTAAAGGACCTGTACCACCGATTCGAAGGTAGGCCTCTAGAGGCTGTGGACTACATGGATGATGGAACCCCTATCAAACTCAAAGTTACGATCAACGGTGACGATGGGTCTGCTGTGTTTGACTTCGAAGGCACAGGCCCCCAGGTTTACGGAGCCTGGAACGCCCCAATCGCAATTACCCACTCAGCCATTATTTATTGTCTTCGCTGCATGATCAATGCAGACATGCCGTTAAACCAAGGCTGTCTGGCACCCATCGACATCAAGGTCCCACCATCCTGTCTCCTATCACCAACAAAGAACGCAGCCGTTGTCGGTGGAAATGTCGTCACTTCCCAACGCGTCACAGATGTCGTATTCAAGGCCTTCCGCGCTTGTGCCGCTTCCCAAGGATGCTGCAACAACCTGACCTTCGGCAAAAACGCCAAGAAGGACCCGGAGAACGGCAACGAAATCCCAGGATTCGGCTACTATGAGACAATTGCCGGTGGCAGCGGGGCAGGACCGACCTGGGATGGAGAGTCTGGAATCCATGTGCACATGACGAACACTCGGATCACGGATCCTGAAATATTGGAGAAACGGTACCCGACCTTACTGCGTCAGTTCACACTGCGGTCGGGCTCTGGTGGGAAAGGTCAGCATCCTGGTGGAGAGGGCGTGATTAGGGAGATAGAATTCCTGACTCCCATGGACTGCTCGATCTTGTCTGAGCGCCGAGTTCATCGGCCATATGGACTAGAGGGGGGCGAGAATGCAGAGCCTGGAATGAACCTCTGGATCACGAAGGATAAGGACACTGGGGAGGACCATACAGTCAATATTGGTGGGAAGAATACTATCCATGTCGAGACTCACGATCGCATTGTTATAATGACGCCTGGGGGTGGTGGTTGGGGGAAGTGA
- a CDS encoding aldo/keto reductase (transcript_id=CADANIAT00004718) yields MTTFKLNTGATIPALGFGTWQDADAQETAVLEALRAGYRHIDTARVYGTEAAVGRAIKKSGIPRNQIFLTTKIWNNKHHPDDVAQALQDSLNDLDQDYVDLLLIHWPVAFKRGTEQFPKTEDGKPAVADTDYLDTYKALEKLLSTGKVKAIGVSNFSKAEMERILANATVPPAVHQLEGHPWLQQREFAEWHKKHGIHITHYSPFGNQNEVYSREGTIGRLIEDPVLVEIGKKYNKSAAQVALAWGVTEGHSVLPKSKTPERIKANLEGDFKLEEEDLKKIRGIDRKLRFNDSSKDFGYDFFKDLDGKK; encoded by the coding sequence ATGACAACTTTCAAACTCAACACTGGCGCCACCATTCCCGCCCTGGGCTTCGGCACATGGCAAGACGCCGACGCCCAGGAAACAGCTGTACTGGAAGCCCTCAGGGCCGGGTACAGACATATCGACACTGCGCGCGTCTACGGTACTGAAGCCGCAGTTGGCCGTGCGATCAAGAAATCTGGCATCCCGCGTAACCAGATCTTCCTGACTACCAAGATCTGGAACAACAAGCACCACCCAGACGACGTGGCACAGGCACTGCAAGATTCTCTCAACGACCTGGATCAGGATTACGTCGACCTGCTGCTCATCCACTGGCCCGTCGCCTTTAAGCGCGGGACGGAGCAGTTCCCGAAAACTGAAGACGGAAAACCGGCTGTCGCGGATACAGATTATCTTGACACCTACAAAGCTTTGGAGAAGCTACTCAGCACGGGCAAGGTCAAAGCTATCGGGGTCTCAAACTTTAGCAAGGCTGAGATGGAGCGGATCCTGGCGAACGCGACTGTCCCTCCCGCCGTGCACCAGCTGGAGGGCCATCCctggctgcagcagcgggaGTTCGCGGAGTGGCATAAGAAACACGGTATCCATATCACGCATTACTCGCCCTTTGGAAACCAGAACGAGGTCTATAGTCGAGAGGGCACGATCGGCCGGCTGATTGAGGATCCAGTGCTGGTGGAGATTGGCAAAAAGTATAACAAGTCTGCAGCGCAGGTGGCGCTTGCTTGGGGTGTCACTGAGGGTCACTCAGTATTGCCCAAATCGAAAACACCAGAGCGGATCAAGGCAAACCTCGAGGGTGACTTCAAGCtagaagaggaagatttgAAGAAGATTCGCGGCATTGATCGCAAGCTGAGGTTCAATGATAGCAGCAAGGACTTTGGGTATGATTTTTTTAAGGACCTGGATGGGAAGAAATGA
- a CDS encoding uncharacterized protein (transcript_id=CADANIAT00004719): protein MADSVILRGQAIHDQDSDSSGLLQVGTFQNALLNLIESPSGRFMQQNWQEYLGRSVDSVVNVVGNAKEDTKFPLDRLSKMDRYGQTGNKTYKNILDSLRFSIDLQPRNQFGGLWYYVYPNWSYLDGMFSLLSFSPMYASTFDIANSTLMNRDLFNQLDLLWSHCRDNRTGLLVHGYDASRTAPWANPVTGASPIVWIRALGWFMMALVDLFEHDLMDARVSIWRTRFVDLANALVDAVDSTSGAWWQVMSAPGQEGNYIESSGSAMFVYALYKGVRVGILPAPEKGGEAYIEVAERAYSELVKRFIVENEDGTLSYNGTVGVCSLNSTATYDYYIHQPLVYDSVLGSAAFIRASTEHELHLEASLNL from the exons ATGGCTGACAGCGTCATCCTACGCGGCCAAGCCATCCACGATCAGGACAGTGATTCTTCCGGCCTATTGCAGGTTGGGACATTTCAAAATGCCCTACTGAATCTTATAGAGTCGCCGTCCGGTCGGTTCATGCAACAGAACTGGCAGGAATATCTCGGTCGAAGTGTTGATAGTGTTGTTAATGTGGTTGGAAATGCAAAGGAAGACACAAAGTTTCCACTAGACAGGCTCTCG AAAATGGACAGATATGGGCAGACAGGGAACAAGACATATAAAAACATCCTCGATTCACTGCGTTTCTCGATTGATCTACAACCAAGAAATCAGTTTG GCGGCCTCTGGTACTATGTCTACCCCAACTGGAGCTATCTCGACGGAATGTTCTCTCTACTCTCCTTCTCACCAATGTACGCTTCAACCTTTGACATCGCCAACAGCACCTTAATGAACCGCGATCTCTTCAACCAGCTTGACCTCCTCTGGAGTCACTGCCGTGATAATCGTACGGGCCTGCTCGTCCACGGCTACGATGCATCAAGGACGGCGCCCTGGGCGAACCCAGTCACCGGCGCCAGTCCAATCGTCTGGATCCGTGCGCTTGGCTGGTTCATGATGGCATTGGTTGACCTTTTCGAGCATGATCTGATGGATGCGCGGGTATCGATATGGCGCACACGCTTTGTGGATCTTGCCAACGCCCTTGTGGACGCCGTGGACTCAACTTCTGGCGCCTGGTGGCAGGTCATGTCTGCGCCTGGGCAGGAAGGCAACTATATCGAGTCAAGTGGGTCTGCAATGTTTGTCTATGCTTTATACAAGGGTGTGAGGGTTGGTATTCTACCTGCGCCAGAAAAAGGCGGGGAGGCTTATATCGAAGTCGCGGAGAGGGCCTACAGCGAGCTTGTAAAGCGATTCATTGTTGAGAACGAGGACGGCACGCTTAGTTATAATGGAACCGTGGGTGTCTGCAGCTTGAACTCAACGGCGACGTATGAC TACTATATCCACCAACCGCTTGTCTACGACAGCGTCTTGGGCTCTGCGGCTTTTATTCGCGCCAGTACAGAGCACGAGTTGCACCTTGAAGCTTCTTTGAATCTCTGA
- a CDS encoding kinesin family protein (transcript_id=CADANIAT00004720) has product MPFDIFVRWRPVPGSAEAEITRTHSPLPGEEAHATGISISLTPPEHLSKTVRPWKSGATLRHVFEATEAVSNRTVFDAVVAPVLPRVWAGETTNFLAYGHSGSGKSHTMIGYDFQNEEQFGLCLGAGREVFQYLSSLSKDGDQLGVGISMYELRGNTAFDLLNRTGQSQDKVPCHIREGADGKTHIRGETDTFADGRVRVRPITQSPCWTFDELRTTVLSGLELRTTGTSTIHDQSSRTHAVLELEIITRALLNAREAVIERQSELVPVAKRATDVYLEENMKAFIQDANGKYVPNPEYSIDQERIDKAEARKAEFEIAVRRAEDGVDAVFSSCRYDCLGGKLVFVDLAGSEYYHDKSMSTPASPVVRAKQTPQEQREGRQINTDLLALKEVIRARALGQARIPYRSSPLTMVLRGHFESSSSSGSNTNEGSSSRNNGNSEGYTAMILTVSPAATQFAATMNTLKYGNLVGVGVQAAAESTGKR; this is encoded by the coding sequence ATGCCATTTGATATCTTTGTTAGATGGCGCCCTGTTCCAGGTTCAGCGGAGGCAGAGATTACCCGCACACACTCCCCCTTGCCAGGGGAAGAGGCACATGCCACTGGCATCTCGATTTCCCTCACGCCCCCAGAACACCTATCAAAGACCGTCCGCCCCTGGAAAAGCGGTGCCACACTCAGACACGTCTTCGAGGCCACAGAGGCTGTCAGCAACAGAACCGTCTTCGATGCCGTCGTGGCTCCCGTCCTCCCGCGCGTCTGGGCCGGCGAAACGACCAACTTCCTTGCATACGGACACTCGGGCAGCGGAAAGTCACACACGATGATCGGGTATGACTTTCAAAACGAGGAGCAGTTCGGGCTATGTCTTGGGGCGGGGAGGGAGGTGTTTCAGTACTTGTCATCTTTGTCCAAAGACGGGGACCAGCTCGGTGTCGGAATAAGCATGTACGAGCTTCGCGGGAACACAGCATTCGACCTTCTTAATCGTACCGGCCAGTCACAAGACAAGGTGCCCTGCCATATACGCGAAGGCGCTGACGGGAAAACGCACATTCGCGGGGAAACAGACACGTTCGCCGACGGACGCGTGCGTGTCCGTCCCATCACGCAGAGCCCGTGCTGGACATTCGACGAGCTGCGAACGACGGTACTCTCCGGACTAGAACTGCGTACAACAGGGACTTCAACGATTCATGACCAGAGTTCGCGAACGCACGcggtgctggagctggagataATCACCAGGGCTCTACTCAACGCCCGGGAAGCGGTGATTGAACGGCAGAGCGAGCTTGTCCCTGTGGCGAAGAGGGCGACAGACGTCTACCTCGAGGAGAATATGAAAGCATTCATACAGGATGCAAATGGCAAGTACGTTCCCAACCCGGAATACAGCATTGACCAAGAACGGATCGACAAGGCCGAAGCAAGAAAGGCCGAGTTTGAGATTGCGGTGAGGCGTGCAGAAGATGGCGTCGATGCTGTCTTCTCATCCTGTAGGTACGACTGTCTTGGGGGGAAGCTGGTCTTCGTCGATCTTGCTGGATCGGAGTACTACCACGATAAATCGATGTCGACACCAGCCAGCCCTGTTGTGCGGGCCAAACAAACACCCCAAGAACAGCGCGAGGGGAGACAGATTAACACAGACCTCCTCGCGCTCAAGGAAGTGATCAGAGCGAGGGCCCTGGGCCAGGCGCGCATCCCCTACCGTTCTTCCCCGTTGACAATGGTTCTCAGAGGACACTTTGAGTCTAGCTCGAGCTCCGGCTCGAATACCAAcgaaggcagcagcagtcgaAACAATGGCAACAGTGAAGGGTACACGGCGATGATTCTAACCGTTTCCCCCGCGGCGACGCAGTTCGCTGCGACGATGAATACGCTCAAGTATGGGAACTtggttggagttggggtcCAGGCGGCCGCGGAGAGTACAGGGAAGAGATAG
- a CDS encoding transcription factor domain-containing protein (transcript_id=CADANIAT00004721), translating to MLGKSASKCMPRIEDEDSDFNAITQHITRTCIDLAERWLDETQETATAAAPSQADMLAACSVVSISLEIGNIEFSWEMLRHTCSIAKALGYFHIDAAPQYAATESEKVEKNRKRFEFWHLLRTDCMFRLSLGKPAVIRKGEWAVNFPDSPGIIGSEKDEDGDESSRMIEIHFLASMRQTLVMLRYLDYMEGPDGIDEETIDALIAETETSTALWRPDELLGSKANRIDSLLSLDMLLGSYKMLIILDQARQNRNRSRDQDRNSGLSPYTVEIARRSLQALQAAMRSAGYEYARWGVRCVYVLTVGNDGRY from the exons ATGTTAGGGAAGTCAGCGTCCAAATGCATGCCGAGaattgaagacgaagatagTGACTTTAACGCGATTACACAACATATTACGCGCACATGTATTGATCTTGCCGAACGCTGGCTTGATGAGACACAAGAAACTGCGACAGCCGCAGCACCGAGTCAGGCGGATATGTTAGCAGCGTGCTCTGTG GTCTCCATAAGTCTCGAAATCGGCAATATCGAATTCTCCTGGGAAATGCTACGCCACACATGTAGTATCGCCAAAGCGCTGGGATATTTTCATATTGACGCCGCGCCCCAGTATGCTGCAACCGAGTCAGAAAAAGTGGAGAAGAACCGCAAACGCTTTGAGTTCTGGCACCTCCTCCGCACTGACTGCATGTTTCGTCTGTCGCTTGGGAAACCGGCTGTTATTCGCAAAGGCGAGTGGGCTGTGAACTTTCCGGACAGTCCTGGGATTATCGGCAgtgagaaggatgaagatggggATGAGAGTAGTCGAATGATAGAAATCCACTTTCTGGCATCAATGCGGCAGACACTCGTGATGTTGCGGTATTTGGACTATATGGAGGGACCAGACGGGATCGACGAGGAGACTATTGATGCCCTTATCGCAGAGACGGAGACCAGCACGGCGCTTTGGAGACCC GACGAACTGCTCGGATCCAAAGCTAATCGAATTGACTCGCTGCTTTCGTTAGATATGCTGCTGGGATCGTATAAGATGCTGATTATACTAGACCAAGCACGACAGAACCGAAACCGAAGTAGAGACCAGGATAGAAATTCCGGGCTGTCTCCCTACACGGTCGAAATCGCCCGACGGTCTCTGCAGGCGCTCCAGGCCGCCATGCGTTCGGCAGGGTATGAATATGCGCGATGGGGTGTTAGGTGTGTTTACGTCCTTACTGTTGGGAATGATGGCCGTTACTGA
- a CDS encoding uncharacterized protein (transcript_id=CADANIAT00004722), with amino-acid sequence MNAQSKIASQTPGDIRMQAQAQSQGRATGFDPDSDPTAAEHSHVGMDTGYRNTSAVDVEEVDREEDENPHLPPLREYLKMTEERKQE; translated from the coding sequence ATGAACGCGCAAAGCAAAATCGCCTCGCAGACTCCAGGAGACATTCGCATGCAAGCGCAAGCCCAATCCCAAGGCCGCGCCACAGGGTTCGACCCAGACTCCGACCCTACTGCAGCCGAGCACTCGCATGTCGGGATGGACACTGGCTACCGCAATACCAGCGCAGTGGACGTTGAAGAGGTTGATcgcgaggaggatgagaatccGCATCTCCCGCCGTTACGGGAGTACCTGAAGATGACCGAGGAGCGGAAGCAGGAGTAG
- a CDS encoding uncharacterized protein (transcript_id=CADANIAT00004723) has protein sequence MSPNQSGLHFLLVLPISTPDYLLLKSKHNASLTFHDPTDYNAYYFPDRDVKSAKVGAAADAGIEQLKSQPQLQDTNGDSADATVLSESSRAGNPAAAEPGGNQPRHLDVLKPGRYNIPGFEGDGTMSGKPQNTSSMTPAEQLAYYRPDQGQWVSTPQKGHLGTDTNTQIKDDADVDADDDLHKALNMDPATSRRAGLGAKARELDVDEDAEGEDEFEGGYTITGVEDEGEQLNS, from the exons ATGAGTCCCAACCAATCCGGTTTACACTTCTTGCTTGTCTTG CCTATTTCGACCCCAGATTATCTTCTCTTAAAGTCCAAACACAATGCCAGTCTCACCTTCCACGACCCTACGGATTACAATGCCTACTACTTCCCTGACCGCGACGTGAAGAGCGCGAAGGttggagctgctgcagatgccgGAATTGAACAATTGAAGTCTCAGCCCCAACTCCAAGACACGAATGGGGATAGTGCAGATGCAACCGTGTTGAGTGAATCATCTCGCGCCGGCAATCCGGCCGCGGCTGAGCCAGGTGGCAATCAGCCTCGGCATCTGGATGTACTGAAGCCTGGCAGATATAATATTCCCGGCTTTGAAGGCGATGGGACG ATGTCTGGCAAGCCACAGAATACCAGCAGCATGACGCCCGCAGAACAACTGGCCTACTATCGACCGGATCAGGGACAATGGGTGTCGACGCCGCAGAAGGGACACCTTGGGACCGATACAAATACGCAAATAAAGGATGATGCTGACGTCGATGCGGACGACGACTTGCATAAAGCTCTGAACATGGATCCGGCTACATCTCGGCGGGCGGGACTCGGTGCTAAAGCGCGGGAGCTAGATgtagatgaagatgcagagggtgaggatgagtTTGAAGGAGGGTACACGATTACAGGagtggaggatgagggggAGCAGCTGAATTCCTGA